The Halostagnicola kamekurae sequence CGAGTCACGCGGTTGGTTCGTGAACTCAGAAAACGATCGGTCAGGGGACCGTCCGACCCGTCGGCAGCTGCTCGGTGCCACTGGTTCGGTGCTTCTCTCGAGTGCGGCGGGCTGTCTCGACGACGATAGCGACGCGATTTCGTTTCCGCTCTCGGTCCGGCTCGAAGTCGACGCGGACAACACCGATCGCATCGCCTGGACCGCCGCGATCGCCCAGGTGATGGAGCAGACGGGCTACTTCGACGTCGAGATCGAAGAGTACGAACTCGACGATTTCCTCGAGCGCATCTTCCAGCCGAAATACGCGGCCAAGGGTAACGTTCCGTTTCTCAGCATCTCGGGGACGTTCAACCCGGAGAGTTACTGCGATCCGCTTCACGGAACCGAAAATCAGGGGCAGTGTTGCAACCTGAACGGGCTGGGGTACGACGAACTCGACGCGATGATCGACCAGGCCCGCTTCGGCACCGAGGTCGTCGACAATCCGGCGCTTCGCGCGCGCCGGTACGACGAGATCTGGCACGAACTGGCCGAGTTCCGCGGCAGTTCCGTTATCACCTACATCACCGAAGAGTACGTCAGGAACACCGACGTCCGTGGTTTTTCGCCGTACCCGTTCGTAGAGGGGACGCTCGACTACGCGCTTTACTCGCCGTCAGATCGCGTCCTCACCTGGATCGATCGAGACGCCGCCGGCGCAACCGGAGACGAGTGGTCGGCCCACCGAACGGGCGGCACGCTCCGATACGGAATGGACGCGAACATCGAGTCCTTCGACCCGCCCTACAGCACGGATATTTACTCCACGTCTGCACAGTCGCTGCTGTTCGAGGGCCTGACCACCCTCGACGCCGAGGGAAACGTCTTCCCCTGGCTCGCCAAGGGATACGAGTTAGTCGACGTTCAGGACATCGACCGGCGCGCGTACGAACCGTACATGCGCCCCGTCCCGACCGACGACGAGGGCGTCCTCGAGTTCGACGGCGATGGCGACGTTCAGGCCATCGTCGTCCACCCTGACGACGACCGGATCGCGGACGATGAGGTTAGCGTGCTCACGCCCGCGGACGCGGCCGAAGCAGTCGAAGCGGGCGTCTACGGGATGCAGTATCGCTACGAGTTACACGAGGGCGTCACGTTCCACAACGGCGAGGAACTGACCGCCGATCACGTCGTCGCGACCGCAAAGCGCTACGAGAACTCCGACGTCGCCGCACAGACGTTCGACTCGGTCCTCCACGTCGAGGCGGTCGACGAGTACGTCGTCGACATCTACGCGCAGGTGCCGGACGCCGAAGCCGAGCGGGAGCTCCCGACCTTTCGGATTCACACCCTCGAGCAGGCGGAGTTGCCCCCCAACGGGATCGATCCGCTTCAGGACACGCCGCCGATCGGGACCGGCCCATACGAGTTCGAGACCTTCGAGGACGAACGGTATTTCCGGGCCCGCAAAACCGACGACTACTGGCTCGAGCGGAAGGGTATCGACGCCCTCGAGTGGTACGACGGCCCCGAGTCGTTTCCGGCGGGCCCCGTCGTCGACGCGGTCGACGTCGAAATCATCTCGGGCGATTCGACTCGCTCCGTCGCGCTCCAGAACGACGAAATCGACCTCACGTTCGGGCTCGTCTCCTCGACGCTCGAAGCCTACGAGGACGACGACGGCTACGTCGTCGACTCGATCCAGGGCGGGGGCTATCAGTTTTTCCAGTACCCCGTCACCGTCGAGCCGTGGGACGACGCGCGACTTCGCCGGGCCGTCAATCACCTCGTTCCGCGAAAGCGGATCGTCGAGGAGCTCCTGGACGGCTGGGGCGAGCCCGCGTGGACGATGCTGCCGAAAATAGCGCGCGAAACCGGGACGGCGGACTACGAGGCCCTCGAGGCGGATCTCCGGGAGAAAAACGCCTTCGATACGGAGGCCGCGATCGAGTTGATCGAAACGGTGATCGACGACCGGGGGTACGATTCGAACGTCCAATGACGCTCCGACGGTTCGTCCTGCGGCGGATACTGCTGATCGTCCCAGTCCTGCTCGGCGTCTCGATGCTCACGTTCGCGCTCGTCTCGCTGACGCCCGGCGATCCGGTGAGTCGAATGGTCGCGCAGAACCCGAGCGTGACCGCAGCCGAGGAGGCCCAGCTCCGTGCCCAGTACGGCCTCGACGGCCCTGTCTGGCGGCGGTACCTCACCTGGCTCGGGAACGTCGCGACCGGCGACTTCGGCGTGGTGTACGGGACGGATCGCCCGGTTTCCGCGGTCGTCGGGAGACGATTGCCCGAGACCGTCGCGCTGGGCGTCTTCGGCTGGCTGTTCGCGGTCGGAATCGCGATCCCTACGGGGATCTACGCCGCGGTTCGAAAGGGGACGGTGGGCGATACGGTCAGCCGCGTGTTCGCGCTGTCGGGAGTGTCGATCCCGAACTTCTGGCTCGGTCTCCTGTTCGTCCTCGTGTTCGTCCTCTGGGCGGGGTGGTGGGACGTTCGGCCGCCGCGGGAACCACTCACCCACCCGGAAACGCTGTGGCACCTGGTGTTACCCGGCGTGACAATCGGAACGGCGACGTGCGCGTCGATCATGCGCGTCCTCCGCACGTCGATGGCCGAGGAACTGAACGAGGAGTACGTAACCGCCGCGCGTGCAAAGGGCCTCCCCGAACGTCAGGTCGTCTGCAAGCACGCGCTCCGGAACGCGCTGAGCGCGGTCGTCACCGTCGTCGCGACGCTGACCGCGGGCATCGTCGCCGGGGCCGTCGTCGTCGAGGTCGTCTTCTCTTGGCCAGGGCTCGGCCGCGAACTCGTCGCGGCGATCCACGGCCACGAGATCAACCTCGTCGTCGCGATCACGCTGCTCACCGCCGTCGCCGTCGTCGTCTGTAACCTCCTCGCGGACATCATCTATGCCGTGCTCGATCCGAGGATCAGATATGACTGAGGGGCGCGCCGACCGCGGTCGGATTCGAATCCGCGGCTTCGAGTCAGAGCGAGACGAGACTCGAGGCGATTCGGCCGATGGGACGGGGAGCGCTCGAGACACCTCACTCGAGCGGCACTCGAACGCCCGGTCCGAACACGCCTCGCGCTGGCGGCGCGGCCTTTCGCGGTTCGCTCGAAACCGCGAGGCCCTCGTGGGGCTCCTGATCGTCTGCTCGATGTCGCTCGCATCGATCCTCGCCCGCCCGATCGAACTCTGGGGCGTGCCCGTCCAGCCCGTCTCGCTGGCACCGTATCCCCCCTCGGATATGCTGTGGCTCACGCAGGACGTCTCGGCGTACGACCCGCCGTCGGCGGCCCATCCGATGGGTCTCGACGGCAACGGACGCGACGTGTTCTCGCGGGTCCTCGTTGGCGGGCGGTACAGCATCTCGATCGGGCTCGTCGTCGTGACGATCACGAGCGCCATCGGGATCGCGTACGGCTCCGTCGCGGGGTATTACGGCGACTGGGTCGACGAAGCCCTGATGCGCGTCGTCGACATGATCCTCGCGTTTCCCGGCCTCGTGCTGGCGCTGGTCGTCGTCGCGCTATTCGGCAACGGCTACTGGCAACTGGTCCTCGCGTTCTCGCTTTTCGGCTGGGCGAGCTACGCTCGAGTCATCCGCGGGGAAGTGCTCGAGGTAAAGGAGACGGAGTACGTCGTCGCGGCCAAGGCCCTGGGCGCCAGCGACCGGTCGGTCCTGTTCAGACACATCGTTCCCAACGCCGTCCCGCCGGTCGTCGTCCTCGCGACGCTCAACATCGGGACGGTCGTCATCGGCGTGGCGTCGCTCGGCTTTCTCGGGCTCGGCCTCCCGCCTGCGACCGCCGAGTGGGGGACGATGCTCGAGGGCGCTCGCGACGCGATCGTGCAGGGCCCCGGCGGCGGGATTCACTGGTGGGTGACGGTCTTCCCGGGCGGCGCGATCTTCGCGTTCGTCCTGTCGATAAACCTGATCGGCGACGCGATCACCGACGCCCTCGACGCCCGCGAGACCGACTCGAGAGCGCGG is a genomic window containing:
- a CDS encoding ABC transporter substrate-binding protein, which gives rise to MEQTGYFDVEIEEYELDDFLERIFQPKYAAKGNVPFLSISGTFNPESYCDPLHGTENQGQCCNLNGLGYDELDAMIDQARFGTEVVDNPALRARRYDEIWHELAEFRGSSVITYITEEYVRNTDVRGFSPYPFVEGTLDYALYSPSDRVLTWIDRDAAGATGDEWSAHRTGGTLRYGMDANIESFDPPYSTDIYSTSAQSLLFEGLTTLDAEGNVFPWLAKGYELVDVQDIDRRAYEPYMRPVPTDDEGVLEFDGDGDVQAIVVHPDDDRIADDEVSVLTPADAAEAVEAGVYGMQYRYELHEGVTFHNGEELTADHVVATAKRYENSDVAAQTFDSVLHVEAVDEYVVDIYAQVPDAEAERELPTFRIHTLEQAELPPNGIDPLQDTPPIGTGPYEFETFEDERYFRARKTDDYWLERKGIDALEWYDGPESFPAGPVVDAVDVEIISGDSTRSVALQNDEIDLTFGLVSSTLEAYEDDDGYVVDSIQGGGYQFFQYPVTVEPWDDARLRRAVNHLVPRKRIVEELLDGWGEPAWTMLPKIARETGTADYEALEADLREKNAFDTEAAIELIETVIDDRGYDSNVQ
- a CDS encoding ABC transporter permease; translated protein: MTLRRFVLRRILLIVPVLLGVSMLTFALVSLTPGDPVSRMVAQNPSVTAAEEAQLRAQYGLDGPVWRRYLTWLGNVATGDFGVVYGTDRPVSAVVGRRLPETVALGVFGWLFAVGIAIPTGIYAAVRKGTVGDTVSRVFALSGVSIPNFWLGLLFVLVFVLWAGWWDVRPPREPLTHPETLWHLVLPGVTIGTATCASIMRVLRTSMAEELNEEYVTAARAKGLPERQVVCKHALRNALSAVVTVVATLTAGIVAGAVVVEVVFSWPGLGRELVAAIHGHEINLVVAITLLTAVAVVVCNLLADIIYAVLDPRIRYD
- a CDS encoding ABC transporter permease, whose product is MTEGRADRGRIRIRGFESERDETRGDSADGTGSARDTSLERHSNARSEHASRWRRGLSRFARNREALVGLLIVCSMSLASILARPIELWGVPVQPVSLAPYPPSDMLWLTQDVSAYDPPSAAHPMGLDGNGRDVFSRVLVGGRYSISIGLVVVTITSAIGIAYGSVAGYYGDWVDEALMRVVDMILAFPGLVLALVVVALFGNGYWQLVLAFSLFGWASYARVIRGEVLEVKETEYVVAAKALGASDRSVLFRHIVPNAVPPVVVLATLNIGTVVIGVASLGFLGLGLPPATAEWGTMLEGARDAIVQGPGGGIHWWVTVFPGGAIFAFVLSINLIGDAITDALDARETDSRARFERR